AAAAACGATAAAAAAATATTGTTTTTCAAAATTCTCTATGGTAAACTTTGGATATTAACCGGGATAAAGGTAAATAATCTGGTGAAAACAGGAGGAAGCTATGGAGTGGTCCCATAAAAATTCAATTTTCTTAACAAAACTTTGTCTTTATTTATTTGTAGCAGGATATTTTCTGGTGTTAGCTTTTTGTCCTGCCCTGGTACGTATATTTGTGACGTACAACTACAGTGCGGCAAACCGGCAGCCAGGCAGTTTTATTGCCACAATTTACAGCTGTGGAGTCCCTGTTGGATTAATTTTATATTACTTGCTGGGCCTGATATCCAGAATAGGACGGGAGGAAATATTTACAGAGGAAAATATACGATGTCTCAGAATTATTTCCTGGATGTGCTTTTTAGTAGCGATTATTTGTTTTGTATCCATGACATACTACGTTTTCTGGGGAATTATTGCCTGCGCCATGGCCTTAATGGGGCTTTTAAACAGAGTAATTAAAAATGTATTTGTACGCGCAAAGGAGCTGAAAGATGAAAATGACTTTACAATCTAGGAGGTGGCTGTCATGGCAATTATTGTAAATTTAGATGTAATGATGGCCAAAAGGAAAATATCCTCCGGCCAGTTGGCTGAACAAATTGGCATAACCCAGGCCAACTTGTCTGTGCTGAAAACAGGGAAAGCCAAGGCTGTGCGATTTTCCACTTTAGAGGCAATTTGTAAAGTGTTAGATTGTCAGCCGGGAGATATTCTGGAATATAGAGAGGAGTAAGTAAAATGGAAGAGAAAAAACAGACTGCAGTTTTTGTGCCCAGGAAAAAAGAATGGTTATTAGTCCTTTTGTCAACCATAGCCGCTTATATTTATGTCAGCAGTATTTTTCAGTTTCCCGGGGAGCAAAGTAATTTCTGGATTTTTAATTATTGGCAATGGTCTGATGTAATGACTATATTTGTGGTGTTCTTTTTGGCAGCCGGAGCATCCTGCGCTTATATAAATAAAATAAAAATTGAAAAAGAACATATGATTTTTATGGCCTTTACTGTAGCCGGAGGTTTTTGGTTTCTAATTTTCAGGAAAAATGTAGATCAAGATATTACCGGGTATCTGGTGCTGTTTCTCCACTTAACGGCAGTTTACTGGCTGGTATCCTTAGGAGGCAAAAGACTTTATAATTGTCTCAACGAATGCTGTATTCTGGACCTTTTAAAAGGGCTGTTTTGTTTCCCTGCAATGCACGGCTACCGGCTGATTCTGGCATGTTGTAACGGGGCGGCCTGCCTTGTAAATAAAAGTAAAAGAAATCAACAGCAGATGAAACAGGCCCTTTTAGGAATTTTATTCAGCATTCCCTTATTTTTAATTGTAATCTGCCTTCTGGTTACTGCAGATCATACTTTTTGGCAGTTTTGCAACAATATTTCCTCATTGGCCCAGCCTAATAGTTTAACTATTATTCAGCTGATTATGACAGGAATTGTGGCCCTATATTTATTCGGTCTTTTTTATGGCTGTTTTTACGTTGCCTCTCAGGGCAAAACCAAAAAACTTACTGTAGCGCCTTCTGTTGCCTCAGGATTTATGATATTGTTCCTTCTGGTGTACACCCTGTTTTTTGTGGTGAAGCTGGGAAGTATCCCAGCCTCTTTAAGGCAGATTGAAGAAGGAACCTTATTAACCAGCACATATGCCAGAAATGGTTTTTTCCAGCTATGCTGGATTGCATCTATTAATTTTGTGATTTTTACCGGGATAAAATGGTATGCTGCTGAAAGGAAAAAAAGCCTTACCGTGCAGCTGAGCATTTTAGGATTTCAAACATTAGGATTTATCATTTTAGCATTCTCCAGAATGCAGTTTTATATTGTAAATTATGGGCTGACATTTAAACGAGTGTTTACCACCTGGTTTATGGGCGTGCTGTTTATTACATTTCTCCTTATGATATTATCATTGATGAAAAAATTTAACGCTGTACGGTTATCTGTCTACCTGGCCTGCACCTCCTTCCTGATTCTGGCCTACAGCAACATACCGGCTTGGGTTTATTCTTAAAAATAAGGGCTTATATGTTTTTGTAAAAACATTTTGCAAATTTGTACATTCTGTTATATACTAACAATTGATACTTCATAGGAAGAATAACATAAGAAGGATGGAGTTAGAAATGGCTATTTTAGAGACATGGAGAAATCTGGCTTATGGTGAGGGCTTAGATGAGAAACAGAGAGAAGAATTATGGACCAGATATTTCCAGATTGAAAAAGGAATTTATGAGCAGATTCTGGCAAATCCAGACCAGGTAATTGAAGGTACAGTAAAAGAACTGGCAGAAAAATATGAGACAGAGATTTTAATTATGACCGGTTTCCTGGACGGAATCAATGAAAGCTTAAAAGGATATGAAAATCCTATTGACACCATGGAGGAGGACACTCTGGTAAAGATTGAAATTGATCCGGAGAAGCTGTACTACAACATGGTGGAGGCAAAAGCCAGCTGGCTGTATGAGCTGCCTCAGTGGGAAAGCATTCTCAGCGAAGAGAAAAGAAAAGAACTGTACAAAAAGCAGAAGGCTTCCGGTACAGTGCGCAATGAGACAAAGGTTTATCCAAATGATCCTTGTCCATGCGGAAGCGGCAAAAAGTATAAAAAGTGCTGCGGCAAAAACGCATAAAAAAATAGTTGATCGCAAAACGCGAAACTATTTGCTGCCAAAAGTTCGCCATAGCGAAATTTGGGGGTTCCGTCCGTTTTTATGGAACGAGGAATGAGTGAAATAAAAAAATAAGAGAAGTGCTGATGGTCCTTAGATTCTGAAAAGAATTAAGGCCATGTACAGCATTTCTCTTTTTTAGTATCAGAATTATCTTTCCTCCATAGGAATATAATTAGTAGAAGGCATTACGCTTACATATGCAGGACGGATAATCTTGTCCATGTTTATCAGCTCCTCAATTCTGTGGGCGCTCCAGCCTACGATTCTGGCAATGGCGAAAATCGGAGTAAACAGCTCTAACGGAATATCCAGCATACTGTAAACAAAGCCGCTGAAAAAGTCTACATTGGCGCTGACGCCCTTGTAGATGCGCCGTTCCTCTGCAATTACTTCAGGAGCCAGTTCTTCAATCATAGCATATAAATTAAAGTCGTCGTGACGCTGCTTTGCAACGGAAAGCTTTTCCACAAAACCTTTAAAAATCTCTGCTCTTGGATCTGATTTGGAATAAACTGCATGTCCCATACCGTAGATTAATCCCTTTTTGTCAAATGCTTCTCTGTGCAAAAGCTTAACTAAATAATTTTTCACTGCTTCCCTGTCAGAGGTATCGTAAACATTTTTTCTAAGGTCATCCATCATCTCCACAACCTTAATATTAGCTCCGCCGTGCTTTGGTCCTTTTAAGGAAGACAGGGCTGCTGTAATTGCCGCATATGTATCGGTACCAGATGAGCTGACAACATGGGTAGTAAAAGTGGAGTTATTTCCTCCGCCATGTTCCATATGGAGGATAAGCGCCAGGTCCAGAACATGTGCTTCCAGTGGAGTATACTGCTTATCAGCCCGAAGAAGGCGAAGCAGGTTCTCAGATGTGGAAAGATTTTTGTCAGGATGATGGATATACATACTTTCTTCCCGCTCATAGTGATTATAAGCATGATAGCCATATACAGACAAAACTGGGAAAAGACTGATTAGCATTAAACATTGACGAAGAACATTGGGAATGGAAATGTCAGCTGCATTAGGGTCATAGGAAGCCAAGGTCAGAACACTTCTGGAAAGAGAATTCATCATGTCCTTACTGGGAGCCTTCATAATTACGTCCCGCACAAAATTAGTAGGAAGAGTTCTGCTGAACGCCAGTGTATCGGCAAAGTTCTCCAACTGCTGTTTTGTGGGAAGTGTGCCAAATAATAATAGATAAGAAATCTCTTCAAATCCAAAACGGTTCGTCTGAGTCATACCCCGCACAAGATCCTGAATATTATAACCACGGTAAAATAACCGACCTTCACAGGGGACTTTTTTTCCATCAATGATCTTGCTGGCTTCTATAGTTGATATTTTTGTCAACCCGGAAACGACACCATTCCCGTTTTTGTCACGCAGTCCACGCTGTACTTCATACTTTTCATACAGATCCGTGTCAATTTTTCCGTTTTGCATACAAGTGCCTGCAAAACTTTCAAGCGCATTAGTGAACTCTGTCTGATTCATCATAGAAACACCCCTTTTTTGTATATTATTGTCTAAAACAATTATTTCTATTATATGTGAGGATTATTAAAAAAACAAGAAATAAAATGTGAACATTTTTAAGAACAGAAGTAAAATGAATTTTTTGTTTGCATTTTTTGGAAAATTTGATATAATAGAGAGCACCGGGGTATGGCGTAGCTTGGTAGCGCGCTCGGCTGGGGGCCGAGAGGTCGCAGGTTCAAATCCTGTTGCCCCGATAAAAAAGGTCTGGAGATTTTTCCAGACCTTTTTACGTCACATATAATCATTCTAATCTTTCTCTAACCTTCTGCCTCCTGGAGAATTTTTTTAATTTCCGCCTTATTTTCCTCTGTCTGTTCCATCAAAGGCCTTCTTACATATCCTCCT
The window above is part of the Lachnoclostridium edouardi genome. Proteins encoded here:
- a CDS encoding DUF2975 domain-containing protein, yielding MEWSHKNSIFLTKLCLYLFVAGYFLVLAFCPALVRIFVTYNYSAANRQPGSFIATIYSCGVPVGLILYYLLGLISRIGREEIFTEENIRCLRIISWMCFLVAIICFVSMTYYVFWGIIACAMALMGLLNRVIKNVFVRAKELKDENDFTI
- a CDS encoding helix-turn-helix domain-containing protein; amino-acid sequence: MAIIVNLDVMMAKRKISSGQLAEQIGITQANLSVLKTGKAKAVRFSTLEAICKVLDCQPGDILEYREE
- a CDS encoding DUF4153 domain-containing protein; amino-acid sequence: MEEKKQTAVFVPRKKEWLLVLLSTIAAYIYVSSIFQFPGEQSNFWIFNYWQWSDVMTIFVVFFLAAGASCAYINKIKIEKEHMIFMAFTVAGGFWFLIFRKNVDQDITGYLVLFLHLTAVYWLVSLGGKRLYNCLNECCILDLLKGLFCFPAMHGYRLILACCNGAACLVNKSKRNQQQMKQALLGILFSIPLFLIVICLLVTADHTFWQFCNNISSLAQPNSLTIIQLIMTGIVALYLFGLFYGCFYVASQGKTKKLTVAPSVASGFMILFLLVYTLFFVVKLGSIPASLRQIEEGTLLTSTYARNGFFQLCWIASINFVIFTGIKWYAAERKKSLTVQLSILGFQTLGFIILAFSRMQFYIVNYGLTFKRVFTTWFMGVLFITFLLMILSLMKKFNAVRLSVYLACTSFLILAYSNIPAWVYS
- a CDS encoding SEC-C metal-binding domain-containing protein yields the protein MAILETWRNLAYGEGLDEKQREELWTRYFQIEKGIYEQILANPDQVIEGTVKELAEKYETEILIMTGFLDGINESLKGYENPIDTMEEDTLVKIEIDPEKLYYNMVEAKASWLYELPQWESILSEEKRKELYKKQKASGTVRNETKVYPNDPCPCGSGKKYKKCCGKNA
- a CDS encoding citrate/2-methylcitrate synthase; amino-acid sequence: MMNQTEFTNALESFAGTCMQNGKIDTDLYEKYEVQRGLRDKNGNGVVSGLTKISTIEASKIIDGKKVPCEGRLFYRGYNIQDLVRGMTQTNRFGFEEISYLLLFGTLPTKQQLENFADTLAFSRTLPTNFVRDVIMKAPSKDMMNSLSRSVLTLASYDPNAADISIPNVLRQCLMLISLFPVLSVYGYHAYNHYEREESMYIHHPDKNLSTSENLLRLLRADKQYTPLEAHVLDLALILHMEHGGGNNSTFTTHVVSSSGTDTYAAITAALSSLKGPKHGGANIKVVEMMDDLRKNVYDTSDREAVKNYLVKLLHREAFDKKGLIYGMGHAVYSKSDPRAEIFKGFVEKLSVAKQRHDDFNLYAMIEELAPEVIAEERRIYKGVSANVDFFSGFVYSMLDIPLELFTPIFAIARIVGWSAHRIEELINMDKIIRPAYVSVMPSTNYIPMEER